A window of the Oceanidesulfovibrio indonesiensis genome harbors these coding sequences:
- the sulA gene encoding SOS-induced cell division inhibitor SulA, translating into LLPLLQQLGQQSRWQLWLTPQQKLSREWVQSAGLPLTKVMQINQLAPCDTVESMIRALRTGNYSVVIGWLSEELTEEQHFRLTEAAEEGNAIGFIMRPVRSDSYRKGQLSGLKIH; encoded by the coding sequence GTTGTTGCCGTTATTGCAACAGCTTGGTCAGCAATCGCGCTGGCAGCTTTGGCTTACGCCTCAACAAAAACTGAGCCGTGAGTGGGTTCAGTCCGCAGGCCTTCCGCTAACCAAGGTCATGCAGATTAATCAGCTCGCACCGTGCGATACCGTTGAGTCAATGATTCGTGCGTTACGCACCGGAAATTACAGCGTGGTGATTGGTTGGTTATCGGAAGAGTTGACGGAAGAACAGCATTTTCGTCTGACGGAAGCCGCTGAAGAAGGAAATGCGATCGGATTCATTATGCGTCCGGTTCGATCGGATTCTTACCGCAAAGGACAACTTTCTG